One Deinococcus humi genomic window carries:
- a CDS encoding ATP-binding protein, which yields MPETLTGWQLRLLGPPAVVAADGRVIPCERRTAALLAYLALEGPTSRATLVRLLWPDAPASASRNNLVHHLRRLKKASGADLVLPGEVAALAPALTVDAWTLLEEGRHGAGRAVLLDGVELDGCPDLMDWLEAQREELGAVLMNVSRAELQRLEEQGAWAEAISLGLTLLDLDPTAEDVWRSVIRLHYLNGDRPAALQTYHRCQDVLMRELGAEPEAATRHLARDIDRGTLGAVQPVARSGRIPLAVLRPPTLVGREEAWARMEEAWAAGQGIMLVGEAGSGKTRLALDFLRSRTTHQLLYFQAQPGDAQLPYATHARNYRAALGTYPDLALPGWVRSELARMLPELGQAPPPMISEADKRRFYDAKVEVIRLIAERGPVIVATDDAQFMDDASVEAGAYVGSRFWGDARVNVRTLFCHRPGELSAASAGLLGGMYDAGAVVPIHLAPLDQPAIEHLLEDLNLPQGVALAGDLARVTGGNPQLLLELLRHLFETGALQDSEQLPDTGGGVTSLIARRLARLTPSAQQAARAAAVLHSDFTPEMVAQMLGVSLLDVASAWEELEEAQIMTGERFSHSLILETVLAGIPNPVSGVLHRAAAQLLASQGGPAARIARHWQEGGKPGRAAPWLLKAGEAAEATLHLEQARAHYQAARQAFEADGDTNGAAQALRSLAALAACSPGTSAEPN from the coding sequence ATGCCCGAAACGCTCACCGGCTGGCAGCTGCGTCTGCTCGGCCCACCTGCGGTCGTCGCGGCGGATGGCCGGGTCATTCCGTGCGAACGCAGGACGGCGGCTCTGCTTGCCTACCTGGCGCTGGAGGGGCCGACGTCGCGGGCCACTCTGGTAAGGTTGCTGTGGCCCGACGCGCCGGCGAGTGCCAGCCGTAATAACCTCGTGCATCACCTGCGTCGGCTGAAGAAGGCCAGCGGGGCCGATCTTGTCCTGCCGGGAGAAGTGGCGGCCCTCGCCCCGGCGTTGACGGTGGACGCGTGGACGCTGCTGGAAGAAGGCAGGCATGGGGCGGGGCGCGCGGTCCTCCTCGACGGGGTAGAGCTGGACGGCTGCCCGGACCTGATGGACTGGCTGGAAGCGCAGCGGGAGGAGCTCGGCGCCGTCCTCATGAACGTCAGCCGCGCCGAACTGCAGCGGCTGGAGGAACAGGGCGCGTGGGCTGAGGCCATTTCACTTGGCCTGACCCTGCTCGATCTCGACCCGACCGCAGAGGACGTGTGGCGCAGCGTGATCCGGCTGCATTACCTCAACGGCGACCGGCCCGCCGCCCTGCAGACGTACCACCGCTGTCAGGACGTCCTGATGCGCGAACTGGGCGCGGAACCAGAGGCAGCCACCAGGCACCTCGCGCGCGACATCGACCGGGGCACCCTGGGGGCCGTCCAACCCGTGGCGCGCTCCGGCCGCATTCCGCTGGCCGTGCTGCGCCCCCCGACGCTGGTGGGCCGTGAGGAGGCCTGGGCACGGATGGAGGAGGCATGGGCCGCCGGCCAGGGGATCATGCTCGTCGGTGAAGCGGGCAGCGGCAAGACGCGCCTCGCCCTGGACTTTCTGCGGTCCCGGACGACGCATCAGCTGCTCTACTTTCAGGCGCAGCCAGGCGACGCCCAGCTGCCCTACGCCACCCATGCCCGCAATTACCGGGCAGCGCTGGGCACCTACCCGGATCTGGCCCTGCCCGGGTGGGTGCGCTCTGAACTGGCCAGGATGCTTCCCGAACTGGGGCAAGCTCCGCCCCCCATGATCTCGGAGGCCGACAAGCGCCGCTTCTACGACGCCAAGGTGGAGGTTATCCGTCTGATCGCCGAGCGCGGTCCAGTGATCGTCGCTACGGACGACGCGCAATTCATGGACGATGCGAGCGTCGAGGCCGGAGCGTACGTCGGCTCTCGCTTCTGGGGGGACGCCAGGGTGAACGTCCGCACCCTCTTCTGCCACCGTCCCGGCGAATTGTCCGCCGCCTCGGCGGGCCTGCTGGGGGGCATGTACGATGCGGGCGCTGTGGTGCCCATTCACCTCGCGCCGCTGGACCAGCCTGCCATCGAGCACCTGCTTGAGGACCTCAACCTGCCGCAGGGCGTTGCCCTCGCCGGTGATCTCGCGCGGGTGACGGGCGGCAACCCACAGCTCCTGCTGGAACTGCTCAGGCACCTGTTCGAGACGGGCGCTTTGCAAGACAGCGAGCAGCTGCCCGACACCGGGGGCGGCGTCACCTCTCTGATCGCGCGTCGTCTGGCACGCCTGACGCCGTCCGCTCAGCAGGCGGCCCGCGCGGCGGCGGTCCTGCACAGCGACTTCACGCCCGAGATGGTGGCCCAGATGCTGGGGGTATCGCTCCTCGACGTGGCCTCCGCGTGGGAGGAACTGGAAGAAGCGCAGATCATGACGGGCGAGCGCTTCTCGCACAGCCTCATCCTGGAGACCGTCCTCGCAGGCATTCCCAATCCGGTCTCGGGGGTCCTGCACCGGGCGGCGGCTCAACTTCTGGCGTCACAGGGAGGGCCTGCTGCGCGCATCGCCCGACATTGGCAGGAGGGCGGCAAACCCGGGCGGGCCGCGCCCTGGCTCCTGAAAGCGGGGGAGGCCGCCGAGGCGACGCTGCACCTTGAGCAGGCCCGCGCGCACTATCAGGCCGCGCGGCAGGCCTTCGAGGCGGATGGCGACACCAACGGCGCGGCACAGGCCCTCCGCTCACTGGCGGCCCTCGCCGCATGCTCTCCGGGCACATCGGCAGAGCCGAACTGA